The Pan paniscus chromosome 15, NHGRI_mPanPan1-v2.0_pri, whole genome shotgun sequence genome includes a window with the following:
- the LOC100995161 gene encoding NADH dehydrogenase [ubiquinone] 1 beta subcomplex subunit 3, with translation MAHEHGRSKMELPDYKQWKIEGTPLETVKKKLAAQGLRDPWGQGEAWRYMGGFANSGSFIGALLKGFKWGFAAFVGAVGAEYYLESLNKDKKHH, from the coding sequence ATGGCTCATGAACATGGACGTAGTAAAATGGAACTTCCAGATTATAAACAATGGAAGATAGAAGGGACACCATTAGAAACTGTCAAGAAGAAGTTGGCTGCGCAAGGGCTAAGGGATCCATGGGGTCAAGGTGAAGCTTGGAGATACATGGGTGGCTTTGCAAATAGTGGTTCCTTTATTGGTGCATTATTAAAAGGATTCAAGTGGGGATTTGCTGCGTTTGTGGGAGCTGTAGGAGCTGAATATTATCTGGAGTCCCTGAATAAAGATAAGAAGCATCACTGA